The following coding sequences lie in one Heyndrickxia oleronia genomic window:
- the hemY gene encoding protoporphyrinogen oxidase, translated as MGSEKQKVVIIGGGITGLTSAYYLQDIIKKEHLPLEIKLIEANRRLGGKIQTLRRDGYMVEKGPDSFLARKTSAVQLAEKVGIKNELIRNTTRNSYVLAKNKLFSVPDGAVLGIPTNIKPFIFSGLFSVMGKLRASADLIIPRSKVQTDVSLGSFFRRRFGDEMVENLIEPLLSGIYAGDIDQLSLRSTFPQFYEAERKHRSLMIGTRKASINSGTEGFITFKNGLESLVTALENNLDSSSILKGVRVERIEKDRNEFYIELNNGERLNAVSVIAALPHYLLPTIFSKYEFFRFLSNIPATSVATVSMAFSEQAVKKPINGSGFVVSRNSDYSINACTLTHKKWPHTAPKGKVLLRSHIGRVGDETVVGLSDTEIEQVVYEDLQRLLEITEKPDFTIISRWNKAMPQYTIGHKDRVDQLNEKISRNLSGLFIAGSSFNGIGIPDCIDQGERAAGDVIRYLRSFCEN; from the coding sequence GTGGGAAGCGAAAAGCAAAAAGTGGTTATTATCGGTGGTGGGATAACAGGTTTAACATCTGCTTATTACTTACAGGATATAATAAAGAAGGAACACTTGCCATTAGAAATAAAACTAATTGAAGCAAATAGAAGATTAGGGGGGAAAATTCAAACCCTTCGAAGAGATGGATATATGGTAGAAAAAGGCCCTGATTCTTTTTTAGCAAGAAAAACAAGTGCTGTCCAACTAGCAGAAAAAGTTGGCATAAAAAATGAACTAATTCGTAATACTACTAGAAATTCCTATGTATTAGCTAAAAATAAACTCTTTTCCGTACCAGATGGAGCCGTGTTAGGTATTCCAACAAATATAAAGCCTTTCATATTTAGTGGTTTGTTTTCTGTAATGGGCAAATTACGAGCCTCCGCAGATTTAATTATTCCTCGTTCAAAGGTTCAGACTGATGTATCATTAGGGAGTTTCTTTCGTCGTAGATTTGGTGATGAAATGGTCGAAAATTTAATAGAACCATTATTATCTGGTATATATGCAGGTGATATTGACCAACTAAGCCTTCGGTCTACTTTTCCACAATTTTATGAAGCAGAGAGAAAACATCGCAGTTTAATGATAGGGACTAGAAAGGCATCAATAAATAGCGGAACAGAAGGATTTATTACGTTCAAGAATGGTTTAGAGTCACTAGTAACAGCATTGGAAAATAACCTAGATTCTAGTTCTATCTTAAAAGGTGTGCGTGTGGAAAGGATAGAAAAAGATAGAAATGAATTTTATATTGAATTAAATAATGGTGAACGTTTAAATGCTGTTAGTGTTATTGCTGCACTCCCACATTATTTATTACCTACTATTTTTTCCAAATATGAATTCTTTAGATTTTTAAGTAACATCCCAGCTACTTCGGTCGCTACTGTTTCTATGGCATTTTCTGAGCAGGCTGTTAAAAAACCGATTAATGGATCGGGCTTTGTAGTTTCAAGAAATAGCGACTACTCAATTAATGCATGTACATTAACCCATAAGAAGTGGCCACATACTGCACCGAAAGGGAAGGTGTTGTTACGGAGTCACATAGGTAGGGTGGGAGATGAAACAGTTGTTGGTCTATCCGATACCGAAATTGAGCAAGTAGTATATGAAGATCTACAAAGATTATTAGAAATTACTGAAAAACCGGATTTTACGATTATTTCTAGATGGAATAAGGCTATGCCACAGTATACGATTGGCCATAAAGACAGAGTGGACCAATTGAATGAAAAAATATCTAGAAATCTATCTGGTTTGTTTATTGCAGGTAGCTCATTTAATGGGATAGGCATACCAGATTGTATTGATCAAGGCGAAAGAGCTGCAGGGGATGTTATACGTTATTTAAGATCTTTTTGTGAAAATTAG
- the hemE gene encoding uroporphyrinogen decarboxylase, which produces MSKMTNDTLLRAAKGEETGHVPVWFMRQAGRSQPEYRALKEKYSLFEITHQPELCAYVTRLPVEQYDVDAAILYKDIMSPLPAIGVDVEIQSGIGPVINNPIQSLADVEKLGEITPEEDVPYVLDTIKLLTQEQLTVPLIGFAGAPFTVSSYMIEGRPSKDYKKTKAFMYSEPKAWFALMDKLANMTVTYLKAQIKAGASAIQIFDSWVGALNVEDYRYYIKPVMEKIFSELRNENVPMIMFGVGASHLANEWHDLPLDVVGLDWRLPIREARQKGITKSVMGNLDPALLLAPWDVLQEKTKAILDQGMDKPGYIFNLGHGVFPQVDPDTLKRLTSFIHEYSATKLQK; this is translated from the coding sequence TCCCAACCGGAATATCGTGCATTAAAGGAAAAATATTCTCTTTTTGAGATTACTCATCAACCAGAACTATGTGCATATGTTACACGATTACCAGTGGAACAATATGATGTTGATGCAGCCATACTATATAAAGATATTATGTCACCACTTCCGGCAATTGGAGTGGATGTTGAAATTCAATCTGGAATCGGTCCAGTTATAAATAATCCGATTCAATCCTTAGCAGATGTGGAGAAACTTGGGGAAATCACTCCTGAAGAAGATGTTCCATATGTTTTGGATACAATAAAACTACTAACACAAGAGCAGTTAACTGTTCCGTTAATTGGCTTTGCAGGTGCTCCGTTTACTGTCTCTAGCTATATGATCGAAGGAAGACCTTCTAAGGACTATAAAAAAACGAAAGCATTTATGTATTCTGAGCCTAAGGCATGGTTTGCATTAATGGATAAGCTTGCAAATATGACAGTTACATACTTAAAAGCTCAGATTAAAGCAGGAGCAAGTGCCATTCAAATATTTGATTCTTGGGTCGGTGCTTTAAATGTAGAGGACTACCGTTACTATATCAAGCCAGTGATGGAAAAAATCTTCTCTGAACTTAGAAACGAAAATGTTCCTATGATTATGTTCGGTGTTGGAGCTAGTCATTTAGCAAATGAGTGGCATGATTTACCATTAGATGTTGTTGGTTTAGATTGGAGACTTCCGATCCGTGAAGCAAGACAAAAGGGGATAACGAAATCTGTTATGGGAAATCTAGACCCAGCTCTTTTACTTGCACCATGGGATGTCCTTCAAGAAAAAACAAAAGCGATTCTTGATCAAGGAATGGACAAGCCAGGATATATATTTAACTTAGGACATGGGGTATTTCCGCAAGTAGATCCAGATACCTTAAAACGTTTAACATCATTTATTCATGAATACAGTGCAACCAAATTACAAAAATAG
- a CDS encoding TetR/AcrR family transcriptional regulator translates to MAIDRKQLIIDAATKSFSLFGYKATTMDQVAKLANVGKGTIYTFFKNKEELFDEIVTTLIMEMKDSAEEILDESLSFSENLHNVLFKILEFRKEHQLTIKLFQEERDMGTPAVSEVIQKVETVTLNYIKGIIQDAIDKGDIKQCDPEVAAFIMLKLYISLIFDWEKNHAPLEKEEIADLFEIYLFQGLSIR, encoded by the coding sequence TTGGCGATTGACCGTAAACAATTAATCATTGATGCAGCTACGAAATCATTTTCATTATTTGGCTACAAGGCTACGACGATGGATCAGGTTGCGAAGCTCGCAAATGTTGGCAAAGGAACAATCTATACCTTTTTTAAAAATAAGGAAGAGCTTTTTGATGAAATTGTAACAACTCTAATTATGGAAATGAAAGACTCAGCAGAAGAAATTTTAGATGAAAGTCTTTCTTTCTCAGAGAATCTTCATAATGTTCTTTTTAAGATATTAGAGTTTCGTAAAGAGCATCAATTAACGATTAAGCTTTTCCAAGAAGAAAGGGATATGGGTACTCCAGCAGTTTCAGAAGTGATTCAAAAAGTAGAAACGGTAACTTTAAATTATATTAAGGGGATCATTCAAGATGCAATAGACAAAGGTGATATCAAACAATGTGATCCAGAAGTTGCTGCCTTTATTATGCTAAAGTTATATATTTCTTTAATCTTCGATTGGGAAAAAAATCATGCTCCACTCGAAAAGGAAGAAATAGCAGATCTTTTTGAAATATATTTATTCCAGGGATTGTCAATTAGATAA
- the hemH gene encoding ferrochelatase has product MTKKKMGLLVMAYGTPYKEEDIERYYTHIRHGRKPSEEMLEDLRSRYKAIGGISPLAKITEEQAYKLQDHLNEIQNDVEFKAYIGLKHIEPFIEDAVEQMHKDGIEEAISLVLAPHYSTFSVKSYNSRAKETAEKLGGPVIKSVESWYKEPKFIDYWVEKLNETYASMSEEERNASCLIVSAHSLPEKILQFGDPYPEQLKETADLIASKTGITEYAIGWQSAGNTPDPWLGPDVQDLTRDLYQQKGYKAFVYVPVGFVAEHLEVLYDNDYECKVVTEEVGASYYRPPMPNAQPKFIDALASVVLEKL; this is encoded by the coding sequence ATGACAAAGAAGAAAATGGGACTTCTAGTCATGGCATATGGTACGCCATATAAGGAAGAAGATATTGAAAGATATTACACACATATTAGACATGGACGTAAACCATCGGAAGAAATGCTTGAAGATTTACGAAGCCGATATAAAGCAATTGGAGGTATTTCTCCACTAGCGAAAATTACTGAGGAACAAGCATATAAACTCCAAGATCACTTAAATGAAATTCAAAATGATGTGGAATTTAAAGCATATATTGGCTTAAAGCATATTGAACCTTTTATTGAGGATGCAGTTGAGCAAATGCATAAGGATGGTATCGAAGAAGCCATTTCGCTTGTACTTGCTCCACATTATTCAACATTTAGTGTGAAATCCTATAATTCACGTGCTAAAGAAACAGCTGAAAAATTAGGTGGACCAGTGATTAAATCAGTAGAAAGCTGGTATAAAGAACCGAAATTTATTGACTACTGGGTAGAAAAATTAAATGAAACTTATGCAAGTATGAGTGAAGAAGAACGGAATGCATCATGTTTAATTGTATCTGCACATAGTCTACCAGAGAAAATTTTACAATTTGGAGATCCATATCCAGAGCAATTAAAAGAAACAGCTGATTTAATTGCCAGTAAAACGGGAATTACAGAGTATGCGATTGGATGGCAAAGTGCCGGGAATACTCCAGATCCTTGGCTAGGGCCAGATGTACAAGATTTAACTCGTGATTTATATCAGCAAAAAGGGTATAAGGCATTTGTTTATGTACCAGTAGGTTTTGTAGCGGAACATCTAGAGGTTCTATATGATAATGATTATGAATGCAAAGTAGTAACCGAGGAAGTTGGGGCAAGTTACTATCGCCCACCAATGCCTAATGCACAACCGAAGTTTATTGACGCTCTAGCATCAGTAGTGCTAGAAAAATTATAA